A genomic window from Mycteria americana isolate JAX WOST 10 ecotype Jacksonville Zoo and Gardens unplaced genomic scaffold, USCA_MyAme_1.0 Scaffold_42, whole genome shotgun sequence includes:
- the LOC142403696 gene encoding ubiquitin carboxyl-terminal hydrolase 42-like has product MERSTQSQELVRLREEVGALPADEQPFASSTIVIVEGMAPPQRILFPPEKICMDWQQRQRAGAGLYNLGNTCFLNSVLQCLTYTPPLANYLLSREHSQLCRQQSFCMMCIMEAHVNKVLRASVRVIQPSAVITVLTRIGEHFRLGMQEDAHEFLRYTVDAMQRACLSGSSDLDISSQATTIVHQIFGGFLRSRVTCLSCKAVSDSYEAFLDVPLHIKAASSVTTALQDFVKPERLDGENCFKCSKCDKMVAASKRFTVHRAPKVLTVCLKRFEDFTGRKIGKLVEYPEYLDLRPYMSQIAGEPLLYTLYAVLVHSGGSCHAGHYFCYTKASNGLWYEMNDASVDGRGIDTVLRQQAYLLFYVR; this is encoded by the exons ATGGAGAGATCTACCCAGAGCCAGGAG TTGGTGCGGctcagggaagaggtgggagctctgccGGCGGACGAACAGCCCTTCGCCAGCAGCAC GATAG TCATTGTTGAGGGAATGGCTCCGCCACaaaggatcctctttcccccggagaagatttgcatggactggcagcaaagacagagagcgggagcgggactctacaacctgggcaatacgtgcttcctcaactccgtcctgcagtgcctgacgtacaccccccctctggccaactacctgctctcGCGTGAGCACAGCCAGTTGT GTCGTCAGCAAagcttctgcatgatgtgcataatggaagcgcaCGTTAACAAGGTCCTGCGTGCCTCAGTGAGGGTCATCCAGCCTAGCGCTGTCATCactgtcctcacac GCATAGGAGAACATTTCCGGCTTGGCatgcaggaagacgcccacgagtTCCTGCGCtatactgtcgatgccatgcagagagcttgTCTGAGCGGAAGCagcga cttggacatctcttctcaagcaactaccatcgtccatcaaatctttgggggctttctgagatccagag TCACATGCTTGAGCTGCAAAGCCGTTTCCGATTCCTACGAGGCCTTCCTGGATGTCCCTTtgcatataaaa gcagcctcatctgtcaccacagctctgcaggactttgtgaaacccgagcggCTGGAtggcgaaaactgctttaaatgtagcaa gtgtgacaagatggttgccgcctccaagaggttcaCAGTCCATCGCGCACCCAAGGTTCTCACGGTGTGCCTCAAAAGGTTTGAAGATTTCACCGGCAGGAAGATCGGCAAG CTTGTGGAGTaccccgagtacttggatcttcggccatacatgTCTCAGATAGCTGGAGAACCACTCCTCTACACCTTATATGCCGTGCTGGTCCATAGCGGTGGCAGCTGTCATGcgggacactatttctgctacacaaag gccagcaacggactgtggtacgAGATGAACGACGCGTCTGTGGATGGTCGTGGCATCGACACAGTTCTCAGGCAGCAAGCCTATctgctgttttatgtcaggtaa